The following coding sequences are from one Triticum dicoccoides isolate Atlit2015 ecotype Zavitan chromosome 4A, WEW_v2.0, whole genome shotgun sequence window:
- the LOC119284593 gene encoding transcription factor ILI6 isoform X1, protein MARPPAAISPKMSPSPARVSLKLGYIILYKVNLSNRTRMRMTEVGEPKCFILASKSSLPPALHLLLFKASSHLQRRCTSSMRLAQAPQSRSRQSGSSRITDEQISDLVSKLQDLLPEARLRGNDRVPSSRVLQETCTYIRSLHREVDDLSERLSELLATSDMSSAQAAIIRSLLM, encoded by the exons ATGGCGCGACCTCCCGCCGCCATCTCCCCCAAAATGTCGCCATCTCCCGCTAGGGTTTCGCT GAAGCTTGGCTACATCATTTTATACAAGGTCAACTTGAGCAACAGAACAAGAATGAGAATGACTGAAGTAGGGGAACCAAAGTGTTTCA TACTGGCCTCCAAGTCGTCTCTCCCACCAGCACTTCATCTCCTGTTGTTCAAAGCTTCCTCCCACTTGCAGCGGCGATGCACGAGTAGCATGAGACTCGCACAAGCTCCTCA GTCAAGGTCAAGGCAGTCCGGCTCGTCGAGGATCACCGACGAGCAAATCAGCGACCTTGTCTCCAAGTTGCAGGACCTCCTTCCCGAGGCGCGTCTCCGGGGCAATGATAGA GTGCCATCTTCAAGGGTGCTGCAGGAGACGTGCACCTACATCAGGAGCTTGCACCGGGAGGTGGACGACCTGAGCGAGAGGCTGTCGGAGCTGCTGGCGACCTCGGACATGAGCAGCGCGCAAGCGGCCATCATCCGCAGCTTGCTGATGTAG
- the LOC119284593 gene encoding transcription factor ILI6 isoform X2, which translates to MRMTEVGEPKCFILASKSSLPPALHLLLFKASSHLQRRCTSSMRLAQAPQSRSRQSGSSRITDEQISDLVSKLQDLLPEARLRGNDRVPSSRVLQETCTYIRSLHREVDDLSERLSELLATSDMSSAQAAIIRSLLM; encoded by the exons ATGAGAATGACTGAAGTAGGGGAACCAAAGTGTTTCA TACTGGCCTCCAAGTCGTCTCTCCCACCAGCACTTCATCTCCTGTTGTTCAAAGCTTCCTCCCACTTGCAGCGGCGATGCACGAGTAGCATGAGACTCGCACAAGCTCCTCA GTCAAGGTCAAGGCAGTCCGGCTCGTCGAGGATCACCGACGAGCAAATCAGCGACCTTGTCTCCAAGTTGCAGGACCTCCTTCCCGAGGCGCGTCTCCGGGGCAATGATAGA GTGCCATCTTCAAGGGTGCTGCAGGAGACGTGCACCTACATCAGGAGCTTGCACCGGGAGGTGGACGACCTGAGCGAGAGGCTGTCGGAGCTGCTGGCGACCTCGGACATGAGCAGCGCGCAAGCGGCCATCATCCGCAGCTTGCTGATGTAG
- the LOC119284593 gene encoding transcription factor ILI6 isoform X3, with protein sequence MMSSRRSRSRQSGSSRITDEQISDLVSKLQDLLPEARLRGNDRVPSSRVLQETCTYIRSLHREVDDLSERLSELLATSDMSSAQAAIIRSLLM encoded by the exons A TGATGTCGAGCCGTAGGTCAAGGTCAAGGCAGTCCGGCTCGTCGAGGATCACCGACGAGCAAATCAGCGACCTTGTCTCCAAGTTGCAGGACCTCCTTCCCGAGGCGCGTCTCCGGGGCAATGATAGA GTGCCATCTTCAAGGGTGCTGCAGGAGACGTGCACCTACATCAGGAGCTTGCACCGGGAGGTGGACGACCTGAGCGAGAGGCTGTCGGAGCTGCTGGCGACCTCGGACATGAGCAGCGCGCAAGCGGCCATCATCCGCAGCTTGCTGATGTAG
- the LOC119284593 gene encoding transcription factor ILI6 isoform X4 encodes MSSRRSRSRQSGSSRITDEQISDLVSKLQDLLPEARLRGNDRVPSSRVLQETCTYIRSLHREVDDLSERLSELLATSDMSSAQAAIIRSLLM; translated from the exons ATGTCGAGCCGTAGGTCAAGGTCAAGGCAGTCCGGCTCGTCGAGGATCACCGACGAGCAAATCAGCGACCTTGTCTCCAAGTTGCAGGACCTCCTTCCCGAGGCGCGTCTCCGGGGCAATGATAGA GTGCCATCTTCAAGGGTGCTGCAGGAGACGTGCACCTACATCAGGAGCTTGCACCGGGAGGTGGACGACCTGAGCGAGAGGCTGTCGGAGCTGCTGGCGACCTCGGACATGAGCAGCGCGCAAGCGGCCATCATCCGCAGCTTGCTGATGTAG